A genomic segment from Nicotiana sylvestris chromosome 1, ASM39365v2, whole genome shotgun sequence encodes:
- the LOC104245888 gene encoding zinc-finger homeodomain protein 14-like, translating into MASNSKHFLVKQKYYECKHNYAASTMGYALDGCREFCPNGAPESLICAPCLCHRSFHRKMEVELPILSNTHHRHGTSLVIVVPPTPTSQQRSRIHPHQKYDENNNVAATSPPQGAETTEMGGGEIEVVEQMSIKRKRINSEQKERVKAFAEKIGWRRWTKYNKEVKTFCAEIGITPYFLKNWIDNNRRRFGPKKTI; encoded by the exons ATGGCTTCCAACAGCAAACACTTTCTTGTGAAGCAGAAGTACTATGAGTGCAAGCATAATTATGCAGCAAGTACCATGGGCTATGCACTTGATGGTTGTCGTGAGTTTTGTCCAAATGGTGCTCCAGAGTCTTTGATCTGCGCGCCTTGCCTTTGCCATCGAAGCTTCCATAGAAAAATGGAGGTGGAGCTTCCTATCCTCTCTAATACTCACCATAGGCATG GTACTTCCCTTGTTATTGTTGTTCCACCAACCCCAACATCTCAACAACGGTCAAGAATTCATCCTCATCAAAAGTACGACGAGAACAACAACGTTGCTGCCACGTCCCCACCACAGGGAGCGGAGACGACGGAGATGGGCGGAGGAGAGATAGAAGTAGTTGAGCAGATGAGCATCAAAAGAAAGAGGATTAACTCAGAGCAAAAGGAAAGAGTGAAGGCTTTTGCAGAGAAGATAGGGTGGAGGAGGTGGACAAAGTACAATAAAGAAGTGAAAACCTTTTGTGCAGAGATTGGAATCACTCCCTATTTCTTGAAGAATTGGATTGACAACAACAGACGCAGATTTGGTCCTAAAAAAACCATCTAG